The window TGTGTGACGATGATGGGAGGTGGAGTTAAGCCCGAGTGCTAAAGGGTCTTCATAAGCAGTGTTGTTTGTAGACAACGATGAAAATACCGTGCCTGCAAGGTCATGGCGAAGATCGGTTTTTTGAGGCATTAGTCTGAGCATCTGTGTCTCTTCTCTCATCTCCTTTAATTTCTGCAGCTGCTTAAACCTTTCTTGAAGAAGCACTATTGATGAACCAACTATTTCTGGATCCTTGTTTTGCCTccccattctctctctctgtctctctcttGTATGGTGTGTGCGCGTGTTTGTAAgtgagtgtgtgtgttatATAGAAGAGGGGTGTTATTGTTTTTGCCACTGGTTTTGGAGCTTACCAATCAGCCTCTTGATTGATTCCCGTGTGACAAAATGGGGGAGGGAATCGGGCGACTGCGCAGCAAAATCCAAGAGAGAAATCCTTGAGAGAGGGGGATAGGGAGCTTGGTGAAGGCAAAAGGAGTTGAAGTATGGCTAAAGGTTGAGGGGAAGAGGCCAAATAGGAATGGATATAGTAGTTGGAGGAATGTGTTtattggaatatgagatcGAGCATCATTGATGGTTCTCTTCTTGTTGTTTTCTTGAGTCATTGATGGTGGCTTAAATTACTTAAACTATTACTAGTAGGGAAATTTGTGGAATAAAGTGACAATTAACGCCCTttcaaacaattcaaaattcgATTCTGTATCTGAAATTTTATCCCCCTTGCTTAGTTGAACCACTGAACCAAATTTTGGCTCCCTACTTGTGTACAAAAACATAGTTTTTCAGCATATAAACAAATGATGAAACTTATACGACAAAACTAGCCAAAGGGGATGAACATTGAATATAAAAGAGGCAAAAATGTTGTGTTAAAGTGCAAAACCGTTAGAAACACTCCTCAGAGACCAACCAATTATTTGCAAGTAAGTTTGCCTAACAAACATGTAGAATAATGTGAAACTGAAAATTTCCCACTtgttaaacaaaaaaatcactcaATTTTTACATGCTAAGACTAATGTGAGTTCTAAAGAATACAAGGGTATACAACAAGTGAGAGAAGCCAATGTTATGAGTTGATTCAACTGGATCCAATTTGTGTTCTTGAATATGCAGATATGGCTCTAAAACTGTACATAGTTTACATCCAAACTGTATGCAAGAGCCCGGATGAGAAGCGTCTTGTTGAATGTCCATTAGCACCACGCTGTATGAAGAGACTTTTAACAAGTGTTAGCTGCCAAATGTCACAGAATAGAACCAGAATTCAATAAGCTTGCAAACACCCTAGTTTTGAAAGAACATGATCCATCTAAACACCTTTTACCTTAATTATTGTCCTAAAATTGCATTGATCCAACCAACCAACTTAAAACGTCGAGTATGTGCATATTAATAATCATCAAGCCAGtagacacacacacatatatcaATGCAGTGCATTATCCAAGTGATGGACTATGATCTGAGGCATTGCACACtatttaatgatatttttacgGCATTAGATGGTTAGCATTTTCTTTAGCCTTGTCCTAATATGATGTTACCTTTTGCTCAAATAGTTAAGTTCTATGATTCAAAGCGCTTCCAAGAGGTAAAGCAGAAAATAGTGCTACTGTTCGTAATGCCTACTTATAAATGTTATATTACCACAAAATCCAGTTAAAGATTTGAGCACtgaaataacaaatttaagGTCAATATATTACCTGAAATTATTGGTTAACTGAGCAACCGGGTCATATCACTCATTCTAGAATGACAAATTGATCAGTGAGATCCCGAAAATTGGGCAACTCCATAGTATCTTTGTGAGCAATATACGGCCTATACGAAAACTGGAACCCCTATAGAAACCAAAACCAAGCAGATATCAACAAGAAGATTACTGCAATGAAAGGTGTGTTTCTGAAGGTGCTATACTTGAACATGAAAAGCAAAGAACAGACAgaaatatgttaaaaatagCATGATTAGCTCACCACTTATTTGATAGAAATTTGCAGCTTAAAATCCGACCACGAGATGCTGCAGAAAACTTACCCTTGTTGAGAAAATACAAGGGCTATCAAATAAGAATGTATTTCCATGACAAAATGTGTTTTCTATTCACTTTATAACTCAGGAAACATTATCCTGCTTATTGGTCATGTAGGACTTGCAATTCATCTGAAACTTGGTTCTCTGAGATAGAATTGCTGTCGGTATTAGACATTTCCCTTGCTAGCATTAGATGAGTCTGCTTGCTAATAGGGATATTCTTTGAGTTCATTGCATGAAGAAAATTTGAGCATAGTTGCGATTCCCCGCTCTTTAGCAGGCGGTCTATCAAGACAGTCCAAACAATCTCATCACcattccattttttctcaaGCATGCCGTTGAACACCTCTTCAGCTTCTTTTGTCCGTTGTCTTGAGCAAAGGGCCGATATAAGAGCTGCATAAACTGATAACGGGAGGTTGAAACCACTACTGTTAAGTAGATTAAGTATCTCTAGAGCATTGTCTACTCTCAAATTCTTGCAATAAGCTTTGACGAGAGagcaatatataatttgagtAGGAGTCTGCCCTTTCTCCTTCATAAGTTTTACCAAAAGATCCGCGTCGTGGCTTCTGCCACTATGACACAGACCATCAATTAAGATGGAAAATGTATCAACAGAAGGTTCACAACCAATCTCGGACATCCTAACTAGTAGATTGCAGAAGGTATCAACAGTAATTTCCCTTTCGACTAAAATATGATTGGGCACAGTTTCAAGTTGCCCTGTGATTTTTTCAGAAACTGTGTGGCTCTCCCTCTGTATCCCTTTGAGCAAGACACAGTAGGTCCTGTAATTTGGGGTGCAACCTGCACTTATCATCCGATGAAGCAGAAAAAATGCGTGATCTAGTCTACCTACGGATACAAAGCCATCGATCAATGAGGTATAAGTGACCACATCTGGATACAATTTTTTCGCCACCATCTCTTCAAGCAAGATCTCTGCATCATCGACACGGCCTTCCCGGCACAGACCATCGATCAATGCACTATAGGTATACAGGTTTGGAAAGCAATTCTTTCTCTCCATTTCTCGGTAAACCTTGAATGCAAGGTCTAATCCCCCATCCTTGCAAAGACCGTCAATCAGAGTAGTATATGTAATCACATTGGGAAGCAGACCATCTTCTGCCATGTCATTGCATAGTTTCTCTGCTTCAGACAGCCTATATAGTTTAGATAGACCATTAAGAACAGCATTGTAAGTCTCTATATTTGGATGGCAACCAGCTTTTTGCATCCTCTTAAGCAAAACTAATGCATCTTCAACTTTCCCTTTCTTGCAGAGGCCATTGATTAGAGTGGCATAGTTCACCAAATTTGGGCTCAGACCTTCCTGCATCATTTCCTCAAATAATGCAGAAGCCTCATCAAGCCTATCTCCTTTGCAGAACCCATTAATGAGTTCTGCATATGTATACTGATCAGGTTTACATCCATTTTCCTTCATCACCACCATCAACCTACTGGCATTATCTAGATAACAGCATCCGACGTATCCATTGATTAGAGTGTTATACGTAATCGTATTGGGAGGGGGGCCCTTCTTTAGCATTTCACCAAATAGAGTCATTGCCCTTTCAACATTTTTTATCTCACAGAAACCATTGATCATGGCATTGTAGGTTTCTGTTTTGTCCAAATGACCATGCTGTTCCATCCACTGAAAGATTTTAAAAGCAGCATCTACCTTTCTTCTCTCACACAGTTCGTGTATCAGAGCATTATACGTAACTGTGGTAGGAACCAATCCATCCTTCACCATCTTGTGATACAAACCCATTGCTACCTCAAGCTGGTTGGATTTTGCTAATCCACTGATAAGGGCCGTGTACGTCTGCACATTGGGTGCAGTATCCCTCTCTCTCATGCTTACAACAAGAGAAGCCGCCTCATCTACACGCCCATCTTCAAGCAATGCTGTGATAGGAACGGTATAAGTGTAAACCGTAGGTCTGATACCATTCTCAATCATCTCCTCAATCATACACAAAGCCTCATCAACCCTCCCATCATTACATAAACCATTAATAAGTGTTGTATAGGTCACCGCATTGGGATCAATACCTTTCTTTAGCATCTGatcaaaaacaacaaatgcTTTATCCAGATTTCTGTTCCTACAGTGCCCTAGAATTAACGACGTATAAGTGAAGACATCAGGAAACATTTCATACTGATAAAGCTGTGCTAAGATAATTTCAGCCTCCTTCACATTCCCCTTCTTACATAGAATATTAATCATGGTATTGAAAGTCAACAAACTGGGCTTGATCCCACTTCTGAATATCTCCCTATACACATTCAGAGCTGCAGCAACCATATTGAATTTCCCCAATTGAATCAAAAGAGAATTAAAAGTGTATAGAGTGTAACAAAAGCCGTTACCAGCAATCTGATTCAAGAAATCAACAACCCTCCTAATCTCCCCCTCATCTCTAGTAGCTTTAATCATGAGAATCCTGACATGGTCAGCGGGCGCAAAACAATGATCTTTAACAAGCCTATTCAACATGGACATATAACAGCACATATCATGCTTGTAAAAATGGCACTTAGAAACCCAATAAAAAAACTGCAAAACACAATCGGTGTCGGCGTGGGCTTCAATGATTCGAGCGACGTGGAAAGGTTTGAGATTTGGCGTCAAAGATTTGAGGTCCGAGCTCCCCCGCCATGGGACACGCGGATTGGATAGTGTATCACAGACTAGTTGGACTAGATTCGGGAAGCCCTGATTTGGGGAATCGGGATTTGGGCAGAAGCTGAGGAGACGGCGTGTGGATATGAGAATCGGAGAGGTGAATGAGGGTTTAAGGGGTTTTAACATTGCGAGAAAGAAGGCCGCCGGAGGTGCGGAATAAGGTGGCGGCGGCGAGAGCGTTCATGGATGGCTAATGCGGCGGAGGAGTGGAGTGCCATGAAATGAGGTGGTGCATTGATGAAGGGACTCGGGAACGTGGAGAAGGGCAAGCCACagcaaaagagagagagactgTTTGGTTTGgtactcctcctcctccaaatTTGGTACTTCAAATTTACAAGATTTAAAtcatagtaaaataaaagagaaattactccattaatttaaaagatacTCCATTTATCTCCGATTAAGAATCACACTTTGatcgggcacgagttttaagaaaggtaaagaaaagttggttgaaaaagttagtggaatgtgagacccactattttatactctctccgtcccgcttaagatgttttcctttttagtttgtcacaactaagatgacacatttccttttttgataactttctctctccaattaatatactcacccactttttctcactcctattaaaatattcatctatcttcatctctctattttaatacctacactcaccttctctctctccaattaaacactttaactaatactccaactcctaaaatcccgtgccggctaagcaatgtgtcatcttagccgcgacggagggagtattagttttatagtaataaaatatgagtgaagtgagttagtgaaatgtgggacctacttaacatttatggtaaaaatgaagtgtgactcttaactGGGGagggaccgaaatggaaaagtgtgactcttaatcggggacgggggagtaattattgggacggggggagtaattatttgcatattttcttttctattggCATCAGATTCATTTTGCCACCTGGCACTAAAAAATCTATCTATCCTACTAATAGAAAGTGTTGCAGTAGTGCAGCAGTTTATTTCTAAGAAATGAGGCACTGGTCCATGAGAAAAGATGAATGAGATAGATCACAAGCTTGATTGCTTTTCTtcattcaaaatttgtttcaGTATTATTCCATTGTCAGTTTAATTAACAATAGTAACTTAATATgacaaaccaaaaacaaaaattcaagggCGCTCTTCTATGGTTTGTTaagtcttaattttgtctaaCACGAGTTTGCAATATTCACTGTTCAATAAAAAGAGTCTCTAACTTaaagaaatgtgaaatttaGTGAAATATTAGTGTTGTTATTTTACACATACTACCTGTTAAGTCCAAAGTTATGACAATAATCGTTCTTTGCTTTCGTCCTCAACATCCCAAACAGAGGAAGAAACAAACCATGTTGgtctatataatatatagtgcatatatatatatatgtcgTATCTTCGACGAATcccaaacaaaaaagaagaaaacttTGACAAAGCAAGAGGCTTCTCCATAGAAGAACCAGCTCCCAACAATGCCCAAAATTTGTAGACAATAATGGTACAAGCATAAACACATGACCCAATCTACATCAAGGTTCCAGCTTCAACGACACCACCCGAGACTGCCTGTTGCGTTTCGCAGCCTTCACAAACACCACCGACAGACAGGCCAGTGCCCACCACGGCCGCCGTACCTTTTGCTCCCCTTTCAAGCAGGCCACTGGGTGCAGGCAGGATAAAAGTCGGtcaaaatttgcaatttcacaccaattaaaatccaagaCGACATAATGAGGAATGAGATAGATAATAACATAACCAAAACAACCAAATCTAAAGTGGATTTCACATGAAAAATGTTGAATCCTTACTAGCACGccctatatatattgattatcATCCATCACATTTTAGCAAGCATTAGTACATTGAATGATCATGATAATACCTACAAAATGTGATATAAACTCTCACATGTCACTCTAACGTCGTTTCTAGATTCCCATCTAATTGGTATGTTAAGAAATGGGGAAACAGCCTTCATATTTCATTCCTACGTCCATAGATTGATATCTAATCTATAACATACAACCAAACAAGAGACCATTGATTTGACAAGTAAGCAGCACATTGCAGTTTATCATGTGTTTAACTGAGTTTTAAAGAAGAGGGAGGGAGGTGGACCTTTTATTCGCCTAAGCTCCTTGCACAATGTTATAAAATCCCCCCATTTCATGTGGCACTTCCGTATGAACCGGAGGATCTGTTCAGTTGTAAACATTGACATCCCTTCCAAATACTCTCCGTTGACCCcattttctttgaatatttcgCGATAGTTACCAAGATTTATTTCTTCCAACCACAGGCCAACATCCTACAAAGCATAgtcataaaaattgaaaatccaACAGAAAATTGCTTTATTCAACAATACTTCAATTCCCTACATTTTTTTCCTCATTTGGCTTCACCAAAAGATACATGCTTTAATTAGTAATGGCAGTTTTATGACTTTTGTAGTTCGAAAAGTGTAACTGTTAAATGCTTTAACGTGGTATTAATGAATGGATTTGATATAGGAAAGAGGAAAGGTTTCAGATGAATCAATATAGAGCGGATTTTTAATCCACCAATATCACAAAATAGGTATTTAGAGTAATGGATATGAAATGCAATTTAGAAATGTACTcatccaaatatttattaaaatggtTTCCATCTTCCAGTCCTTCAATCCAAAGGATAACTACAAGAAAGAAAACCTTATTGTCTTTACTCCAAGCTGTGTGAAAACAaacatattttagtttttgaggCCTAAAGTTGATGCAAAAACCTAGGTTAGGAATCAAAAAGGGCCTCAACACATCTATTTATATGCCGATGCAACAAGATAATGACAAAGCACGCATAACATGATACAATTATGGTAGATAGAAAAATCCAAACAGAAAGCACGGTGTCACTGACTGTGTGTAGCTCCACGCCACTTCCATGACAACTGAAATGACTAACATGCATCTGGGGCCACATTGCCAGGCGTAATGCACATACACGTGAAGTCCTAATTGCATGTCGTAAAAGCATGCATAAATTTAGCTATGCTGGGCTACACATATCAGATCAGTAACCAGTGACCAGCAAAACCTATATACACGGCAAGTATCCCTGAATAGTGCATTCTGGGAGAGTAGAAGTGATCAGCTCCTTGCTTCATCAACCTCATTCGAGAATCCACAAGCACTACTCTTTTGGCACGATTTGAAAAGTTACCAATTTCATTGCTGCAAAAGGAATATGACAAATCCATTTATAATCAGAATTGCATTCCCAATTCCATAGAGGCTCTTTTCGCTGAGTCATATCTCACCCATATGGAATAAGATTGAACCTTCTCTAAGGCTGGTGTCTAAGTCAATATGCGCTTATCCAAGATCCCACATTTCACGCAGACACGGCCTTCACACCCGAGTAACATACTGATATCCAACACCCCCAATTGGACACTCAATTTCCCAAAAGTGCCTTACTGAAACAACTAACAGAGGAAGGCTCATAATAAGCCCAAAATCAAATGGTTATTTGGTGGCTATTCAATCACTCGGCATTCAAACCCAAATTCCCACATTTGGCAGAAACA is drawn from Salvia hispanica cultivar TCC Black 2014 chromosome 6, UniMelb_Shisp_WGS_1.0, whole genome shotgun sequence and contains these coding sequences:
- the LOC125195586 gene encoding uncharacterized protein LOC125195586, with the translated sequence MGRQNKDPEIVGSSIVLLQERFKQLQKLKEMREETQMLRLMPQKTDLRHDLAGTVFSSLSTNNTAYEDPLALGLNSTSHHRHTPHFRGQQTIRGPHSFFETPDVDTSLHL
- the LOC125191632 gene encoding pentatricopeptide repeat-containing protein At1g63400-like, with the translated sequence MLKPLKPSFTSPILISTRRLLSFCPNPDSPNQGFPNLVQLVCDTLSNPRVPWRGSSDLKSLTPNLKPFHVARIIEAHADTDCVLQFFYWVSKCHFYKHDMCCYMSMLNRLVKDHCFAPADHVRILMIKATRDEGEIRRVVDFLNQIAGNGFCYTLYTFNSLLIQLGKFNMVAAALNVYREIFRSGIKPSLLTFNTMINILCKKGNVKEAEIILAQLYQYEMFPDVFTYTSLILGHCRNRNLDKAFVVFDQMLKKGIDPNAVTYTTLINGLCNDGRVDEALCMIEEMIENGIRPTVYTYTVPITALLEDGRVDEAASLVVSMRERDTAPNVQTYTALISGLAKSNQLEVAMGLYHKMVKDGLVPTTVTYNALIHELCERRKVDAAFKIFQWMEQHGHLDKTETYNAMINGFCEIKNVERAMTLFGEMLKKGPPPNTITYNTLINGYVGCCYLDNASRLMVVMKENGCKPDQYTYAELINGFCKGDRLDEASALFEEMMQEGLSPNLVNYATLINGLCKKGKVEDALVLLKRMQKAGCHPNIETYNAVLNGLSKLYRLSEAEKLCNDMAEDGLLPNVITYTTLIDGLCKDGGLDLAFKVYREMERKNCFPNLYTYSALIDGLCREGRVDDAEILLEEMVAKKLYPDVVTYTSLIDGFVSVGRLDHAFFLLHRMISAGCTPNYRTYCVLLKGIQRESHTVSEKITGQLETVPNHILVEREITVDTFCNLLVRMSEIGCEPSVDTFSILIDGLCHSGRSHDADLLVKLMKEKGQTPTQIIYCSLVKAYCKNLRVDNALEILNLLNSSGFNLPLSVYAALISALCSRQRTKEAEEVFNGMLEKKWNGDEIVWTVLIDRLLKSGESQLCSNFLHAMNSKNIPISKQTHLMLAREMSNTDSNSISENQVSDELQVLHDQ
- the LOC125193470 gene encoding uncharacterized protein LOC125193470 isoform X2 — its product is MSKEKEKPEPLDFFIWTVEDVGLWLEEINLGNYREIFKENGVNGEYLEGMSMFTTEQILRFIRKCHMKWGDFITLCKELRRIKVACLKGEQKVRRPWWALACLSVVFVKAAKRNRQSRVVSLKLEP
- the LOC125193470 gene encoding uncharacterized protein LOC125193470 isoform X1; protein product: MLLRHAIRTSRVCALRLAMWPQMHVSHFSCHGSGVELHTDVGLWLEEINLGNYREIFKENGVNGEYLEGMSMFTTEQILRFIRKCHMKWGDFITLCKELRRIKVACLKGEQKVRRPWWALACLSVVFVKAAKRNRQSRVVSLKLEP